A stretch of Oryza brachyantha chromosome 4, ObraRS2, whole genome shotgun sequence DNA encodes these proteins:
- the LOC102722854 gene encoding BTB/POZ domain-containing protein At2g24240-like has translation MGGGRVRFNVGGQVFETTTTTLGNAGRESMLGALMDSSWNMAPTGGGGGGGGGGGGGGGGVPEYFIDRNPACFAVLLDLLRTGSLHVPPQLPEKLLYREALYYGLLDHVRAARWGAFDGDRLRHAASVPGRAPGDGTAIRAAPDGGCCVAHGGAVHVYNWMLDERRPVSLDHSQVNDVAYLDESTLLIAARERLGKCDGGMAAFSAVSGDLQHRFRVVHDRQAKSFTAGALAFDQDSTIFASCKGRFNEYGIGLWDRATGEQTNFFYEPPGCALGDADKLQWLDTTNALMVATLFPKTDNCFIGLLDFRDKNVVWSWSDAGIAASLDDKRVLHAIAMEDERSVCVINQYDDLGFLDLRSNAGGVRWSSRSKFMNRKVPSEESCYPKLATHGGQLFSSMNDSISVFSGPECVLTSTLRRSHGGAICDFSIGGDRLFALHNEENVFDVWETPPPPII, from the coding sequence atgggggGCGGGCGGGTGCGGTTCAACGTGGGCGGGCAGGTGTTCGAGACGACGACCACCACGCTCGGCAACGCCGGCAGGGAGTCGATGCTAGGGGCGCTGATGGACTCGTCGTGGAACATGGCCCctaccggcggcgggggagggggaggtggtggtggtggagggggaggaggaggagtgccGGAGTATTTCATCGACCGGAATCCGGCGTGCTTCGCGGTGCTGCTCGACCTGCTCCGCACGGGGAGCCTCCACGTGCCGCCGCAGCTCCCCGAGAAGTTGCTCTACCGGGAGGCGCTCTACTACGGCCTCCTCGACCAcgtccgcgccgcgcgctgGGGAGCGTTCGATGGCGACCGCCTTCGCCACGCGGCCTCGGTGCCAGGGCGCGCACCGGGGGACGGCACGGCtatccgcgccgcgcccgacgGGGGTTGCTGCGTCGCGCACGGGGGCGCCGTGCACGTGTACAACTGGATGCTCGACGAGCGACGCCCGGTGTCGCTCGACCACTCGCAGGTCAACGACGTGGCGTACCTCGACGAGTCCACGCTCCTGATCGCCGCGCGCGAGCGACTTGGGAAGTGCGACGGCGGCATGGCCGCGTTCTCCGCCGTCTCCGGCGACCTGCAACACCGCTTCCGCGTCGTGCACGACCGCCAGGCCAAGTCCTTCACCGCCGGTGCGCTGGCGTTCGACCAGGACTCGACCATCTTCGCCAGCTGCAAGGGCAGGTTCAACGAGTACGGCATCGGCCTCTGGGATCGCGCCACCGGCGAGCAGACCAACTTCTTCTACGAGCCGCCGGGCTGCGCCTTGGGCGATGCCGACAAGCTCCAATGGCTGGACACCACCAACGCGCTCATGGTGGCTACTCTGTTCCCCAAGACTGACAACTGTTTCATCGGCCTGCTCGATTTCCGGGACAAGAACGTGGTCTGGTCGTGGTCCGACGCCGGCATAGCCGCGTCGCTCGACGACAAGCGCGTGCTTCACGCCATCGCCATGGAGGACGAGCGGTCAGTCTGCGTGATCAACCAGTACGACGACCTCGGGTTCCTCGACCTGAGGAGcaacgccggcggcgtgcggtGGAGCTCCCGGAGCAAGTTCATGAACCGGAAGGTGCCCAGCGAGGAGAGCTGCTACCCGAAGCTCGCCACGCACGGCGGGCAGCTCTTCTCGTCGATGAACGACAGCATCTCCGTCTTCAGTGGCCCCGAGTGCGTCCTGACGTCGACGCTGAGGAGGAGCCACGGCGGCGCCATTTGCGATTTCTCCATCGGAGGCGATCGGCTCTTCGCCCTGCACAACGAAGAGAATGTGTTCGACGTTTGggagacgccgccgccgccgatcatTTGA
- the LOC102699306 gene encoding E3 ubiquitin-protein ligase RBBP6 isoform X2, giving the protein MASDGAQMEVERRLRDIGARFDSLPGDNEELLRLIEEAETWLSRVDQSPPESMHKALRPTMSALINKELLDHSDPDVKLAVASCLTEVTRITAPEAPYDDDVMKDVFTRVIEAFEKLDDMESPSYARRVAMLETVAKVRSCVLMLDLDCDDLIRDMFHHFFRTISHTHQENVITSMETVMKFVIDESEDVHPDMPSCLLQDLASYLLKSVKKEEKETLPASFGLAEKVIDMCHEKLKPVFIPLLRGTPLDEYSKVVTSLFEDVLDAGVADSADAPGKDTVADKKSSLKLISDKSPQESSKSDQDANCPGKDRTPNNTSTSVVSNGGALVDRVKSPNGPSSSDKNLELPSDDKQAKDSDDLVSGAKEVQEPITTEPEKPKPSDHNLKKSHKLDSSTDSEVADHSKAVNSNEDILASGELSPERNDGDNKLPSETENRTADDKSKPVDDTPMVKAKRGRPAVPKLQEKKTAGKGKESSLESKKADTVSNSGGRTTRRLAKDDTKSSSKKTGEGESSKKQQKENSKVQEDTSPDDGTDEDLSLKDIVSPKASIKTGKNKGQPGDSAGSKRKRVQEAEETPQPKKNTILDGSLIGSRIKVWWPDDKKFYKGVVKSFDVTSKKHKVVYDDGDIERLQLKKEKWEFLDEGQDNNPDASSDMPRGRRGRVSSGEQTKQGKETPSSGKQLGTDGTDPPKKRGRPKAVRSGNSSPNDDSPLSSTRLKGKNAEKDEDVPKTPKTGSTLKNEGGRSSRPTGNTKDGLLKSSTKDETGSTKSANKSKNVTGSKHKDSKEAKSSESNPKGASTAKSADRSKTNGLSTKRKQKEKEVESSEEEEVSAKISTGKKRRRKAHN; this is encoded by the exons ATGGCGTCGGACGGCGCGCAGATGGAGGTGGAGCGGCGGCTCCGCGACATCGGCGCCCGCTTCGACTCGCTCCCGGGCGACAACGAGGAGCTTCTCAGGTTAATCGAG GAGGCAGAAACCTGGTTGTCCAGGGTTGACCAGTCGCCGCCCGAGAGCATGCACAAGGCTCTTCGTCCCACAATGAGCGCGTTGATTAACAAAGAGTTACTGGATCACAGTGACCCCGATGTAAAGCTTGCTGTTGCCTCCTGTTTAACGGAGGTTACCAGGATCACCGCTCCAGAGGCTCCCTATGATGATGACGTGATGAAG GATGTATTTACCAGAGTTATTGAGGCCTTTGAAAAGTTGGATGATATGGAAAGCCCCTCCTATGCAAGGAGGGTTGCGATGCTTGAAACTGTTGCAAAGGTCCGGAGTTGTGTCCTGATGTTAGATCTTGACTGCGACGATCTGATACGGGACATGTTTCACCACTTCTTCAGAACCATATC cCATACTCATCAAGAGAATGTCATCACCTCCATGGAAACTGTGATGAAGTTTGTAATTGATGAGAGCGAGGATGTACATCCAGATATGCCATCCTGCCTGCTTCAAGATCTAGCATCTTACCTTTTGAAGAGTgttaaaaaggaagaaaaa GAAACCCTTCCAGCATCATTTGGACTTGCAGAGAAGGTAATTGATATGTGTCATGAAAAGTTAAAGCCAGTGTTTATTCCCTTACTTCGGGGCACTCCCTTAGATGAGTACAGCAAAGTTGTTACATCATTGTTCGAAGATGTTTTAGATGCTGGAGTAGCCGACAGTGCTGATGCTCCTGGAAAGGACACG GTGGCTGACAAAAAATCATCTCTTAAGTTAATTTCGGATAAGTCACCTCAG GAATCTTCTAAGTCAGATCAAGATGCCAATTGCCCTGGAAAAGACAGAACTCCAAACAATACTTCCACATCGGTGGTAAGCAATGGTGGTGCTTTAGTAGACAGGGTCAAGTCTCCAAATGGACCATCTTCTTCTGATAAGAATCTTGAACTGCCTTCTGATGACAAGCAGGCAAAAGACTCTGATGATTTGGTTTCTGGTGCTAAAGAAGTACAGGAACCAATCACCACTGAGCctgaaaaaccaaaaccatCTGATCATAATTTAAAGAAAAGTCATAAACTTGATTCTTCCACTGATTCTGAAGTGGCCGATCATTCTAAGGCTGTTAACAGCAATGAGGATATTTTAGCCTCCGGGGAGTTATCCCCAGAGAGAAATGATGGTGATAATAAGCTGCCATCAGAGACTGAAAACAGAACTGCTGATGACAAATCAAAACCTGTTGATGACACACCTATGGTCAAGGCAAAGCGAGGCCGTCCTGCTGTACCAAAGTTGCAGGAGAAGAAGACTGCTGGAAAAGGCAAAGAATCAAGTTTAGAGTCTAAAAAGGCTGACACAGTTAGCAATTCTGGTGGAAGGACTACAAGGCGATTGGCTAAAGATGATACCAAGTCTTCGTCAAAAAAGACTGGTGAGGGGGAATCTTCGAAGAAGCAGCAGAAGGAAAATTCGAAAGTGCAGGAAGATACCTCACCTGATGACGGCACTGATGAGGATCTCAGTTTAAAG GACATCGTGTCCCCCAAGGCTTCAATCAAGACGGGTAAAAACAAGGGCCAGCCAGGTGACAGTGCGGGTTCAAAAAGGAAGCGTGTACAGGAAGCTGAAGAG ACTCCCCAGCCCAAGAAGAACACAATTCTAGATGGAAGTCTTATTGGCTCAAGAATCAAAGTATGGTGGCCTGATGACAAAAA GTTCTATAAAGGTGTTGTTAAATCATTTGATGTTACTTCAAAAAAGCACAAG GTTGTGTATGATGATGGTGACATTGAACGATTACAgcttaagaaagaaaaatgggaATTTCTTGATGAG GGTCAAGACAATAATCCTGATGCATCTTCTGATAT GCCACGTGGCAGAAGAGGTAGAGTCAGTTCGGGTGAGCAAACAAAGCAAGGAAAAGAAACACCCAGCAG TGGGAAGCAACTTGGCACTGATGGGACCGATCCTCCCAAGAAAAGAGGACGCCCAAAAGCTGTGCGTTCCGGCAATAGTTCGCCAAATGATGACAGTCCGTTGAGTTCAACCAGACTGAAGGGGAAAAATGCAGAAAAAGATGAAGATGTACCGAAGACACCTAAAACTGGCAGTACCCTCAAGAATGAAGGTGGAAGATCATCTCGACCCACTGGCAATACAAAGGATGGCCTGCTAAAGTCAAGCACCAAGGATGAGACTGGTAGCACTAAAAGTGCAAACAAATCGAAAAATGTTACTGGCAGCAAACACAAGGATTCAAAGGAAGCTAAATCCAGTGAATCAAATCCAAAAGGTGCAAGCACTGCCAAATCTGCTGATAGGTCCAAGACAAACGGTCTTTCAACCAAAAGAAagcaaaaggagaaagaagtcGAGTCATCTGAAGAGGAAGAGGTGTCTGCTAAAATTTCTACTGGAAAGAAGCGCAGAAGGAAGGCTCATAACTGA
- the LOC102699306 gene encoding uncharacterized protein LOC102699306 isoform X1 encodes MASDGAQMEVERRLRDIGARFDSLPGDNEELLRLIEEAETWLSRVDQSPPESMHKALRPTMSALINKELLDHSDPDVKLAVASCLTEVTRITAPEAPYDDDVMKDVFTRVIEAFEKLDDMESPSYARRVAMLETVAKVRSCVLMLDLDCDDLIRDMFHHFFRTISHTHQENVITSMETVMKFVIDESEDVHPDMPSCLLQDLASYLLKSVKKEEKETLPASFGLAEKVIDMCHEKLKPVFIPLLRGTPLDEYSKVVTSLFEDVLDAGVADSADAPGKDTVADKKSSLKLISDKSPQESSKSDQDANCPGKDRTPNNTSTSVVSNGGALVDRVKSPNGPSSSDKNLELPSDDKQAKDSDDLVSGAKEVQEPITTEPEKPKPSDHNLKKSHKLDSSTDSEVADHSKAVNSNEDILASGELSPERNDGDNKLPSETENRTADDKSKPVDDTPMVKAKRGRPAVPKLQEKKTAGKGKESSLESKKADTVSNSGGRTTRRLAKDDTKSSSKKTGEGESSKKQQKENSKVQEDTSPDDGTDEDLSLKRVQDIVSPKASIKTGKNKGQPGDSAGSKRKRVQEAEETPQPKKNTILDGSLIGSRIKVWWPDDKKFYKGVVKSFDVTSKKHKVVYDDGDIERLQLKKEKWEFLDEGQDNNPDASSDMPRGRRGRVSSGEQTKQGKETPSSGKQLGTDGTDPPKKRGRPKAVRSGNSSPNDDSPLSSTRLKGKNAEKDEDVPKTPKTGSTLKNEGGRSSRPTGNTKDGLLKSSTKDETGSTKSANKSKNVTGSKHKDSKEAKSSESNPKGASTAKSADRSKTNGLSTKRKQKEKEVESSEEEEVSAKISTGKKRRRKAHN; translated from the exons ATGGCGTCGGACGGCGCGCAGATGGAGGTGGAGCGGCGGCTCCGCGACATCGGCGCCCGCTTCGACTCGCTCCCGGGCGACAACGAGGAGCTTCTCAGGTTAATCGAG GAGGCAGAAACCTGGTTGTCCAGGGTTGACCAGTCGCCGCCCGAGAGCATGCACAAGGCTCTTCGTCCCACAATGAGCGCGTTGATTAACAAAGAGTTACTGGATCACAGTGACCCCGATGTAAAGCTTGCTGTTGCCTCCTGTTTAACGGAGGTTACCAGGATCACCGCTCCAGAGGCTCCCTATGATGATGACGTGATGAAG GATGTATTTACCAGAGTTATTGAGGCCTTTGAAAAGTTGGATGATATGGAAAGCCCCTCCTATGCAAGGAGGGTTGCGATGCTTGAAACTGTTGCAAAGGTCCGGAGTTGTGTCCTGATGTTAGATCTTGACTGCGACGATCTGATACGGGACATGTTTCACCACTTCTTCAGAACCATATC cCATACTCATCAAGAGAATGTCATCACCTCCATGGAAACTGTGATGAAGTTTGTAATTGATGAGAGCGAGGATGTACATCCAGATATGCCATCCTGCCTGCTTCAAGATCTAGCATCTTACCTTTTGAAGAGTgttaaaaaggaagaaaaa GAAACCCTTCCAGCATCATTTGGACTTGCAGAGAAGGTAATTGATATGTGTCATGAAAAGTTAAAGCCAGTGTTTATTCCCTTACTTCGGGGCACTCCCTTAGATGAGTACAGCAAAGTTGTTACATCATTGTTCGAAGATGTTTTAGATGCTGGAGTAGCCGACAGTGCTGATGCTCCTGGAAAGGACACG GTGGCTGACAAAAAATCATCTCTTAAGTTAATTTCGGATAAGTCACCTCAG GAATCTTCTAAGTCAGATCAAGATGCCAATTGCCCTGGAAAAGACAGAACTCCAAACAATACTTCCACATCGGTGGTAAGCAATGGTGGTGCTTTAGTAGACAGGGTCAAGTCTCCAAATGGACCATCTTCTTCTGATAAGAATCTTGAACTGCCTTCTGATGACAAGCAGGCAAAAGACTCTGATGATTTGGTTTCTGGTGCTAAAGAAGTACAGGAACCAATCACCACTGAGCctgaaaaaccaaaaccatCTGATCATAATTTAAAGAAAAGTCATAAACTTGATTCTTCCACTGATTCTGAAGTGGCCGATCATTCTAAGGCTGTTAACAGCAATGAGGATATTTTAGCCTCCGGGGAGTTATCCCCAGAGAGAAATGATGGTGATAATAAGCTGCCATCAGAGACTGAAAACAGAACTGCTGATGACAAATCAAAACCTGTTGATGACACACCTATGGTCAAGGCAAAGCGAGGCCGTCCTGCTGTACCAAAGTTGCAGGAGAAGAAGACTGCTGGAAAAGGCAAAGAATCAAGTTTAGAGTCTAAAAAGGCTGACACAGTTAGCAATTCTGGTGGAAGGACTACAAGGCGATTGGCTAAAGATGATACCAAGTCTTCGTCAAAAAAGACTGGTGAGGGGGAATCTTCGAAGAAGCAGCAGAAGGAAAATTCGAAAGTGCAGGAAGATACCTCACCTGATGACGGCACTGATGAGGATCTCAGTTTAAAG AGAGTGCAGGACATCGTGTCCCCCAAGGCTTCAATCAAGACGGGTAAAAACAAGGGCCAGCCAGGTGACAGTGCGGGTTCAAAAAGGAAGCGTGTACAGGAAGCTGAAGAG ACTCCCCAGCCCAAGAAGAACACAATTCTAGATGGAAGTCTTATTGGCTCAAGAATCAAAGTATGGTGGCCTGATGACAAAAA GTTCTATAAAGGTGTTGTTAAATCATTTGATGTTACTTCAAAAAAGCACAAG GTTGTGTATGATGATGGTGACATTGAACGATTACAgcttaagaaagaaaaatgggaATTTCTTGATGAG GGTCAAGACAATAATCCTGATGCATCTTCTGATAT GCCACGTGGCAGAAGAGGTAGAGTCAGTTCGGGTGAGCAAACAAAGCAAGGAAAAGAAACACCCAGCAG TGGGAAGCAACTTGGCACTGATGGGACCGATCCTCCCAAGAAAAGAGGACGCCCAAAAGCTGTGCGTTCCGGCAATAGTTCGCCAAATGATGACAGTCCGTTGAGTTCAACCAGACTGAAGGGGAAAAATGCAGAAAAAGATGAAGATGTACCGAAGACACCTAAAACTGGCAGTACCCTCAAGAATGAAGGTGGAAGATCATCTCGACCCACTGGCAATACAAAGGATGGCCTGCTAAAGTCAAGCACCAAGGATGAGACTGGTAGCACTAAAAGTGCAAACAAATCGAAAAATGTTACTGGCAGCAAACACAAGGATTCAAAGGAAGCTAAATCCAGTGAATCAAATCCAAAAGGTGCAAGCACTGCCAAATCTGCTGATAGGTCCAAGACAAACGGTCTTTCAACCAAAAGAAagcaaaaggagaaagaagtcGAGTCATCTGAAGAGGAAGAGGTGTCTGCTAAAATTTCTACTGGAAAGAAGCGCAGAAGGAAGGCTCATAACTGA
- the LOC102699306 gene encoding uncharacterized protein LOC102699306 isoform X3, with protein MASDGAQMEVERRLRDIGARFDSLPGDNEELLRLIEEAETWLSRVDQSPPESMHKALRPTMSALINKELLDHSDPDVKLAVASCLTEVTRITAPEAPYDDDVMKDVFTRVIEAFEKLDDMESPSYARRVAMLETVAKVRSCVLMLDLDCDDLIRDMFHHFFRTISHTHQENVITSMETVMKFVIDESEDVHPDMPSCLLQDLASYLLKSVKKEEKETLPASFGLAEKVIDMCHEKLKPVFIPLLRGTPLDEYSKVVTSLFEDVLDAGVADSADAPGKDTVADKKSSLKLISDKSPQESSKSDQDANCPGKDRTPNNTSTSVAKDSDDLVSGAKEVQEPITTEPEKPKPSDHNLKKSHKLDSSTDSEVADHSKAVNSNEDILASGELSPERNDGDNKLPSETENRTADDKSKPVDDTPMVKAKRGRPAVPKLQEKKTAGKGKESSLESKKADTVSNSGGRTTRRLAKDDTKSSSKKTGEGESSKKQQKENSKVQEDTSPDDGTDEDLSLKRVQDIVSPKASIKTGKNKGQPGDSAGSKRKRVQEAEETPQPKKNTILDGSLIGSRIKVWWPDDKKFYKGVVKSFDVTSKKHKVVYDDGDIERLQLKKEKWEFLDEGQDNNPDASSDMPRGRRGRVSSGEQTKQGKETPSSGKQLGTDGTDPPKKRGRPKAVRSGNSSPNDDSPLSSTRLKGKNAEKDEDVPKTPKTGSTLKNEGGRSSRPTGNTKDGLLKSSTKDETGSTKSANKSKNVTGSKHKDSKEAKSSESNPKGASTAKSADRSKTNGLSTKRKQKEKEVESSEEEEVSAKISTGKKRRRKAHN; from the exons ATGGCGTCGGACGGCGCGCAGATGGAGGTGGAGCGGCGGCTCCGCGACATCGGCGCCCGCTTCGACTCGCTCCCGGGCGACAACGAGGAGCTTCTCAGGTTAATCGAG GAGGCAGAAACCTGGTTGTCCAGGGTTGACCAGTCGCCGCCCGAGAGCATGCACAAGGCTCTTCGTCCCACAATGAGCGCGTTGATTAACAAAGAGTTACTGGATCACAGTGACCCCGATGTAAAGCTTGCTGTTGCCTCCTGTTTAACGGAGGTTACCAGGATCACCGCTCCAGAGGCTCCCTATGATGATGACGTGATGAAG GATGTATTTACCAGAGTTATTGAGGCCTTTGAAAAGTTGGATGATATGGAAAGCCCCTCCTATGCAAGGAGGGTTGCGATGCTTGAAACTGTTGCAAAGGTCCGGAGTTGTGTCCTGATGTTAGATCTTGACTGCGACGATCTGATACGGGACATGTTTCACCACTTCTTCAGAACCATATC cCATACTCATCAAGAGAATGTCATCACCTCCATGGAAACTGTGATGAAGTTTGTAATTGATGAGAGCGAGGATGTACATCCAGATATGCCATCCTGCCTGCTTCAAGATCTAGCATCTTACCTTTTGAAGAGTgttaaaaaggaagaaaaa GAAACCCTTCCAGCATCATTTGGACTTGCAGAGAAGGTAATTGATATGTGTCATGAAAAGTTAAAGCCAGTGTTTATTCCCTTACTTCGGGGCACTCCCTTAGATGAGTACAGCAAAGTTGTTACATCATTGTTCGAAGATGTTTTAGATGCTGGAGTAGCCGACAGTGCTGATGCTCCTGGAAAGGACACG GTGGCTGACAAAAAATCATCTCTTAAGTTAATTTCGGATAAGTCACCTCAG GAATCTTCTAAGTCAGATCAAGATGCCAATTGCCCTGGAAAAGACAGAACTCCAAACAATACTTCCACATCGGTG GCAAAAGACTCTGATGATTTGGTTTCTGGTGCTAAAGAAGTACAGGAACCAATCACCACTGAGCctgaaaaaccaaaaccatCTGATCATAATTTAAAGAAAAGTCATAAACTTGATTCTTCCACTGATTCTGAAGTGGCCGATCATTCTAAGGCTGTTAACAGCAATGAGGATATTTTAGCCTCCGGGGAGTTATCCCCAGAGAGAAATGATGGTGATAATAAGCTGCCATCAGAGACTGAAAACAGAACTGCTGATGACAAATCAAAACCTGTTGATGACACACCTATGGTCAAGGCAAAGCGAGGCCGTCCTGCTGTACCAAAGTTGCAGGAGAAGAAGACTGCTGGAAAAGGCAAAGAATCAAGTTTAGAGTCTAAAAAGGCTGACACAGTTAGCAATTCTGGTGGAAGGACTACAAGGCGATTGGCTAAAGATGATACCAAGTCTTCGTCAAAAAAGACTGGTGAGGGGGAATCTTCGAAGAAGCAGCAGAAGGAAAATTCGAAAGTGCAGGAAGATACCTCACCTGATGACGGCACTGATGAGGATCTCAGTTTAAAG AGAGTGCAGGACATCGTGTCCCCCAAGGCTTCAATCAAGACGGGTAAAAACAAGGGCCAGCCAGGTGACAGTGCGGGTTCAAAAAGGAAGCGTGTACAGGAAGCTGAAGAG ACTCCCCAGCCCAAGAAGAACACAATTCTAGATGGAAGTCTTATTGGCTCAAGAATCAAAGTATGGTGGCCTGATGACAAAAA GTTCTATAAAGGTGTTGTTAAATCATTTGATGTTACTTCAAAAAAGCACAAG GTTGTGTATGATGATGGTGACATTGAACGATTACAgcttaagaaagaaaaatgggaATTTCTTGATGAG GGTCAAGACAATAATCCTGATGCATCTTCTGATAT GCCACGTGGCAGAAGAGGTAGAGTCAGTTCGGGTGAGCAAACAAAGCAAGGAAAAGAAACACCCAGCAG TGGGAAGCAACTTGGCACTGATGGGACCGATCCTCCCAAGAAAAGAGGACGCCCAAAAGCTGTGCGTTCCGGCAATAGTTCGCCAAATGATGACAGTCCGTTGAGTTCAACCAGACTGAAGGGGAAAAATGCAGAAAAAGATGAAGATGTACCGAAGACACCTAAAACTGGCAGTACCCTCAAGAATGAAGGTGGAAGATCATCTCGACCCACTGGCAATACAAAGGATGGCCTGCTAAAGTCAAGCACCAAGGATGAGACTGGTAGCACTAAAAGTGCAAACAAATCGAAAAATGTTACTGGCAGCAAACACAAGGATTCAAAGGAAGCTAAATCCAGTGAATCAAATCCAAAAGGTGCAAGCACTGCCAAATCTGCTGATAGGTCCAAGACAAACGGTCTTTCAACCAAAAGAAagcaaaaggagaaagaagtcGAGTCATCTGAAGAGGAAGAGGTGTCTGCTAAAATTTCTACTGGAAAGAAGCGCAGAAGGAAGGCTCATAACTGA